One window from the genome of Paramisgurnus dabryanus chromosome 24, PD_genome_1.1, whole genome shotgun sequence encodes:
- the LOC135724255 gene encoding uncharacterized protein: MEGDSVTLHTDLTEIQTDQQIVWMYGPKETRIAEIIKQANWSFIFDIGIFRAILQLNSQTGSLNITNIRPTYNGLYKLQIISSRATSYKRFNVTVCAHLPVSVITRNSSNCSSSSSSSSKCVVLCSVLNVRDVSLSWYKGNSLLSSISVSDLNIRLSLPLEVEYQDTNTYSCVVRNPIANQTQHLNINHLCQPCSDYGHCCGFTEAVIRLVISTLVGVATVVVLVHHFRSTEESTNTAGL, encoded by the exons ATGGAGGGAGATTCTGTTACTCTACACACCGATCTTACTGAAATACAGACAGATCAGCAGATAGTGTGGATGTATGGACCTAAAGAGACTCGTATAGCTGAAATCATTAAACAAGCCAATTGGAGCTTTATATTTGATATTGGGATATTTAGAGCCATACTACAACTGAACAGTCAGACTGGATCTCTTAACATCACAAACATCAGACCAACTTACAATGGACTTTATAAACTACAGATCATCAGTAGCAGAGCAACCTCGTACAAAAGATTTAATGTTACTGTCTGTG CTCACCTGCCCGTTTCTGTCATTACTCGTAACTCTTCAAACtgttcatcatcatcatcatcaagcTCAAAATGTGTGGTATTGTGTTCAGTGTTGAATGTGAGAGATGTCAGTCTGTCCTGGTACAAAGGAAACAGTTTATTGTCCAGCATCAGTGTGTCTGATCTCAACATCAGACTCTCTCTACCTCTGGAGGTTGAATATCAggatacaaacacatacagctGTGTGGTGAGAAATCCTATCGCAAACCAAACTCAACATCTCAACATCAATCATCTCTGTCAGCCGTGTTCAG ATTATGGTCATTGTTGTGGTTTTACCGAAGCTGTGATCCGATTGGTCATCTCTACTCTTGTGGGCGTGGCTACTGTAGTTGTTCTGGTTCATCACTTCAGATCTACAGAAGAGAGCACAAACACAGCTGGACTTTAG
- the LOC135724213 gene encoding CD48 antigen-like isoform X2 translates to MHAVCIGVFGVDGDEVKSVSVMEGDSVALHADITQIQRDDHILWMFGPKGTRIAEIHKKQVYLDGSNEIFGDRLKLDSQTGSLTITNISTTDSGLYKLQIINSRMTAYKIFNVTVYAPLPVPVITSNSSNCSSSERSSSSKCVVLCSVLNVRDVSLSWYKGNSLLSSISVSDLNIRLSLPLEVEYQDANTYRCVVNNPITNQTQHLNITHLCKMCSDYGHCCGFTEAVIRLAISALVGVATVVVLVHHFRSTNESTNAAGL, encoded by the exons atgcatgcagttTGCATAG gtgtgtttggtgtTGATGGAGATGAAGTGAAGTCAGTGTCAGTGATGGAGGGAGATTCTGTTGCTCTACACGCTGATATTACTCAAATACAGAGAGATGATCACATACTGTGGATGTTTGGACCTAAAGGGACTCGTATAGCTGAAATCCACAAGAAACAAGTTTATCTGGATGGCAGTAATGAGATATTTGGAGACAGACTGAAGCTGGACAGTCAGACTGGATCTCTCACCATCACAAACATCAGCACCACAGACTCTGGACTTTATAAACTACAGATCATCAACAGCAGAATGACCgcatacaaaatatttaatgttactGTCTATG CTCCTCTGCCCGTTCCTGTCATCACCAGTAACTCTTCAAACTGTTCATCATCAGAAAGATCATCAAGTTCAAAATGTGTGGTGTTGTGTTCAGTGTTGAATGTGAGAGATGTGAGTCTGTCCTGGTACAAAGGAAACAGTTTATTATCCAGCATCAGTGTGTCTGATCTCAACATCAGACTCTCTCTACCTCTGGAGGTTGAATATCAGGATGCAAACACATACAGATGTGTGGTCAACAATCCCATCACAAACCAAACTCAACATCTCAACATCACTCATCTCTGTAAGATGTGTTCAG ATTATGGTCATTGTTGTGGTTTTACCGAAGCTGTGATCCGATTGGCCATCTCTGCTCTTGTGGGCGTGGCTACTGTTGTTGTTCTGGTTCATCACTTCAGATCTACAAATGAGAGCACAAACGCAGCTGGACTCTAG
- the LOC135724213 gene encoding CD48 antigen-like isoform X1, protein MLYKSGFFCLCLWLARGVFGVDGDEVKSVSVMEGDSVALHADITQIQRDDHILWMFGPKGTRIAEIHKKQVYLDGSNEIFGDRLKLDSQTGSLTITNISTTDSGLYKLQIINSRMTAYKIFNVTVYAPLPVPVITSNSSNCSSSERSSSSKCVVLCSVLNVRDVSLSWYKGNSLLSSISVSDLNIRLSLPLEVEYQDANTYRCVVNNPITNQTQHLNITHLCKMCSDYGHCCGFTEAVIRLAISALVGVATVVVLVHHFRSTNESTNAAGL, encoded by the exons ATGCTTTATAAATCGGGTTTCTTTTGTCTGTGCCTGTGGTTAGCACGTG gtgtgtttggtgtTGATGGAGATGAAGTGAAGTCAGTGTCAGTGATGGAGGGAGATTCTGTTGCTCTACACGCTGATATTACTCAAATACAGAGAGATGATCACATACTGTGGATGTTTGGACCTAAAGGGACTCGTATAGCTGAAATCCACAAGAAACAAGTTTATCTGGATGGCAGTAATGAGATATTTGGAGACAGACTGAAGCTGGACAGTCAGACTGGATCTCTCACCATCACAAACATCAGCACCACAGACTCTGGACTTTATAAACTACAGATCATCAACAGCAGAATGACCgcatacaaaatatttaatgttactGTCTATG CTCCTCTGCCCGTTCCTGTCATCACCAGTAACTCTTCAAACTGTTCATCATCAGAAAGATCATCAAGTTCAAAATGTGTGGTGTTGTGTTCAGTGTTGAATGTGAGAGATGTGAGTCTGTCCTGGTACAAAGGAAACAGTTTATTATCCAGCATCAGTGTGTCTGATCTCAACATCAGACTCTCTCTACCTCTGGAGGTTGAATATCAGGATGCAAACACATACAGATGTGTGGTCAACAATCCCATCACAAACCAAACTCAACATCTCAACATCACTCATCTCTGTAAGATGTGTTCAG ATTATGGTCATTGTTGTGGTTTTACCGAAGCTGTGATCCGATTGGCCATCTCTGCTCTTGTGGGCGTGGCTACTGTTGTTGTTCTGGTTCATCACTTCAGATCTACAAATGAGAGCACAAACGCAGCTGGACTCTAG